A portion of the Canis aureus isolate CA01 chromosome 32, VMU_Caureus_v.1.0, whole genome shotgun sequence genome contains these proteins:
- the B2M gene encoding beta-2-microglobulin, which produces MAPRPALATAGFLALLLILLAACRLDAVQHPPKIQVYSRHPAENGKPNFLNCYVSGFHPPEIEIDLLKNGKEMKAEQTDLSFSKDWTFYLLVHTEFTPNEQDEFSCRVKHVTLSEPQIVKWDRDN; this is translated from the exons ATGGCTCCGCGCCCCGCGCTGGCGACGGCTGGTTTCCTGGCCTTGCTCCTCATCCTCCTCGCTGCGTGCCGCCTGGATGCCGTGCAGC ATCCCCCAAAGATTCAAGTGTACTCACGACACCCAGCAGAGAATGGAAAGCCAAATTTCCTGAACTGCTACGTGTCAGGGTTCCATCCACCAGAGATTGAAATTGATTTGTTGAAGAACGGAAAGGAGATGAAAGCAGAACAGACAGACCTGTCTTTCAGCAAGGACTGGACCTTCTATCTTCTGGTCCACACTGAATTCACTCCCAATGAGCAGGATGAGTTTAGCTGCCGTGTAAAGCATGTTACTCTCAGTGAGCCCCAGATCGTTAAGTGGG acCGAGACAACTGA